One window of Deltaproteobacteria bacterium genomic DNA carries:
- a CDS encoding 2Fe-2S iron-sulfur cluster binding domain-containing protein, which produces MPTLMIDDRKITVEPGTTVMQAADRLGIFIPRFCYHPGLSAVGSCRMCMVEVEKIPKLQTACTTPVVEGMVVHTYTEQVMDARRSVLEFLLINHPLDCPICDKAGECYLQDDYMEYARYTPRYKETRWKKRKVHILGPTIVMDEERCVLCSRCVRFLQEVTGKQRLGIFERGARSVLSTFPGQTLTDPYCGNIVDLCPVGALTDRTFRFQQRVWMLRRGESICPYCARGCNIAVDYNERSDVQINDRRVYRFRPRFNPKVNGHWICDRGRYAYRFIDDARRLREPMLREGKRLVPSGWERTLKRVARRIREVLDTFGPEGMGLILLPSVTIGTARRVRKLFVDDLGLTRIATGPSIDPEADEDSILLRRDRFPNRGGLVAAGFPDGDPGAVTEGVLRGWATGKIKLLYVIGDDLPRFFEETSSFSIPSAGGILILQRSMEGPEDDFARMLLPSAMTAETAGSFVNFEGEEQTFSAVLPPLEEALPDEEILGRLSLLLGLKGEEACRHENSVEEEQG; this is translated from the coding sequence ATGCCCACCTTAATGATCGATGACCGAAAGATTACCGTGGAACCGGGGACGACGGTCATGCAGGCGGCCGACCGGCTGGGGATTTTTATCCCCCGTTTCTGTTATCACCCCGGACTTTCCGCCGTCGGGAGTTGCCGGATGTGTATGGTGGAGGTCGAAAAGATTCCCAAGCTCCAGACCGCCTGTACCACGCCGGTAGTGGAGGGGATGGTGGTTCATACCTACACGGAACAGGTGATGGACGCCCGGAGGTCCGTTCTCGAATTTCTTCTGATCAATCATCCTCTTGATTGCCCGATCTGCGATAAGGCCGGGGAGTGTTATCTTCAGGACGACTACATGGAATATGCACGTTATACCCCCCGGTACAAAGAGACCCGGTGGAAAAAACGAAAGGTCCATATTTTGGGGCCGACGATCGTGATGGATGAGGAGCGGTGTGTCCTCTGTTCCCGGTGCGTCCGCTTCCTTCAGGAGGTGACGGGGAAACAGAGACTGGGTATTTTTGAACGGGGCGCCCGCTCCGTCCTCTCCACTTTTCCCGGTCAGACCCTGACCGATCCCTATTGTGGGAACATCGTCGACCTCTGTCCCGTGGGGGCGTTGACGGACCGGACATTCCGTTTCCAACAGCGGGTCTGGATGTTGCGCCGGGGAGAATCGATCTGTCCTTACTGTGCCCGGGGGTGCAATATTGCCGTTGACTATAATGAACGGAGCGACGTCCAGATCAACGACCGTCGTGTCTACCGGTTCCGACCCCGTTTCAACCCGAAGGTCAACGGGCACTGGATCTGTGACCGGGGACGGTACGCTTACCGGTTCATAGACGATGCACGCCGACTTCGGGAACCGATGCTGCGGGAGGGCAAAAGACTTGTCCCCTCCGGATGGGAGCGGACTCTCAAACGGGTTGCCCGGCGGATCCGGGAGGTTCTCGATACTTTTGGTCCGGAGGGGATGGGGCTGATCCTGCTCCCCTCCGTGACGATCGGGACGGCCCGCCGGGTACGGAAACTCTTTGTCGATGATCTCGGTCTGACCCGGATTGCGACCGGACCTTCTATCGATCCCGAGGCCGATGAGGATTCGATCCTTCTGCGGCGGGACCGTTTTCCGAACCGGGGCGGACTTGTCGCTGCGGGTTTTCCTGATGGGGATCCGGGAGCGGTCACCGAAGGGGTCCTGAGGGGATGGGCGACGGGCAAGATCAAGCTCCTCTACGTTATCGGAGACGATCTGCCCCGTTTTTTTGAGGAGACCTCCTCTTTTTCCATCCCCTCTGCCGGGGGAATCCTGATCCTGCAACGAAGCATGGAAGGTCCGGAGGATGACTTTGCCCGGATGCTCCTCCCTTCGGCCATGACGGCGGAGACGGCAGGGAGTTTCGTCAATTTTGAAGGGGAGGAGCAGACCTTCTCTGCGGTCCTGCCTCCTCTGGAGGAGGCCCTCCCCGATGAAGAGATTCTGGGGCGGTTATCCCTGCTCCTCGGACTGAAAGGGGAAGAGGCGTGCCGGCATGAAAATTCGGTTGAGGAGGAGCAGGGATGA
- a CDS encoding glycine--tRNA ligase subunit alpha: protein MTFQELILALQGFWAKKGCLIHQGYDTEVGAGTFNPATFLRALGPEPWNAAYVEPSRRPTDGRYGNNPNRLQHYYQFQVVMKPSPKEIQDVYLESLVEIGIDPLQHDIRFVEDDWESPTLGAWGLGWEVWLDGMEITQFTYFQQVGGIDLTPVTSEITYGLERICMYLQQVDNVYALQWDQRLTYGDIHHEDEVQFSRYNFEEADVAMQLTLFDLYEKESLRLSKAGLALPAYDYCLKCSHAFNMLDARGAISVTERTGYIGRVRNLARKCARGYLELREEKGFPLTEKASEPSVKS, encoded by the coding sequence GTGACGTTTCAGGAATTGATACTCGCCCTGCAGGGGTTTTGGGCCAAAAAAGGGTGTCTGATCCATCAGGGGTATGATACCGAAGTCGGGGCGGGGACCTTCAATCCGGCCACCTTCTTGAGAGCCCTTGGTCCGGAACCGTGGAACGCCGCCTACGTGGAGCCGTCCCGTCGGCCGACGGACGGCCGGTATGGGAATAACCCCAACCGCCTGCAACACTATTATCAATTTCAGGTCGTGATGAAACCCTCTCCCAAGGAGATTCAGGATGTCTATCTGGAAAGTCTCGTGGAGATCGGGATCGACCCGCTGCAGCACGATATCCGTTTCGTGGAAGACGACTGGGAATCCCCGACATTAGGGGCTTGGGGGCTCGGGTGGGAGGTCTGGCTCGACGGGATGGAGATTACCCAGTTTACTTATTTTCAGCAGGTGGGCGGCATCGACCTGACCCCGGTCACGTCGGAGATCACCTATGGACTGGAGCGGATCTGTATGTACTTGCAGCAGGTGGACAACGTCTATGCCCTGCAATGGGACCAGAGGCTGACCTACGGAGACATTCATCACGAAGATGAGGTGCAGTTTTCCCGCTACAATTTTGAAGAGGCCGATGTGGCCATGCAGTTGACACTTTTTGATCTGTATGAGAAGGAATCCCTCCGCCTGAGCAAGGCGGGGCTGGCCCTTCCCGCTTACGATTACTGTCTAAAATGTTCTCATGCCTTCAATATGCTTGATGCCCGGGGTGCCATCAGTGTTACGGAACGGACCGGCTACATCGGCCGGGTCCGGAACCTCGCGCGAAAATGTGCCCGGGGGTATCTGGAACTCCGTGAAGAGAAGGGATTTCCCCTCACAGAAAAGGCATCCGAGCCGTCGGTAAAGAGCTGA
- a CDS encoding carbon-nitrogen family hydrolase — protein sequence MKDPAFVRRVSIELSKCGIRRLPLSLAKPAAFHYYKSMKRKGKGVPLTLLQMDTSKDGGGCVDRVLHTLGSIVRKKGGIVLLPEIWSGDFAWPEIEATAHKTPAILKELCRISRDHSSLIVGSLPERRGEHLLNTAFLVEDGRVLGRYVKQYLFSPMEEDRYFSTRRSRKVFDTKYGKIGVAICFDLRFPESFRTFHRSGGWLILVPAQWPKPRCAHWETLLVARAIENQAFVAGCNRVGKTGRTSFCGGSMIVDPWGKVLARGKGRHGMVSAVVHPGRTDEVRKSIPMNGIG from the coding sequence ATGAAAGATCCGGCTTTCGTCCGGCGCGTTTCAATCGAGCTCTCAAAATGCGGGATCCGGAGGCTCCCTCTTTCACTTGCAAAGCCCGCCGCCTTTCACTACTATAAAAGCATGAAACGAAAGGGAAAGGGAGTTCCGCTGACACTCCTGCAGATGGATACGTCAAAGGATGGAGGTGGCTGCGTAGACCGGGTGTTGCACACGCTCGGTTCGATCGTCCGGAAGAAGGGAGGGATTGTTCTTCTGCCGGAGATCTGGTCCGGTGATTTTGCCTGGCCGGAGATTGAGGCCACAGCCCACAAGACACCGGCGATTCTCAAAGAACTCTGCCGTATCAGCCGGGACCACTCCTCACTCATCGTCGGTTCCCTTCCGGAGCGAAGGGGAGAGCATCTCCTGAACACCGCCTTCCTCGTTGAAGACGGCAGGGTTCTCGGTCGTTATGTCAAACAGTATCTCTTCTCTCCGATGGAGGAGGACCGGTACTTTTCCACCCGGCGGAGCCGGAAGGTCTTTGACACGAAGTACGGAAAGATCGGCGTGGCGATCTGTTTTGACCTCCGCTTCCCCGAATCCTTCCGGACCTTCCACAGATCGGGGGGATGGCTGATCCTCGTTCCGGCACAGTGGCCGAAGCCGAGGTGTGCCCATTGGGAGACGCTCCTGGTTGCCCGGGCGATTGAGAACCAGGCTTTTGTGGCCGGGTGCAACCGTGTCGGCAAAACGGGAAGGACTTCCTTCTGCGGCGGATCGATGATTGTCGACCCGTGGGGAAAGGTTCTTGCCCGGGGGAAGGGGAGACACGGCATGGTCTCTGCTGTTGTCCACCCCGGTCGCACGGATGAAGTCCGCAAAAGCATTCCAATGAACGGCATCGGGTGA
- the nuoH gene encoding NADH-quinone oxidoreductase subunit NuoH: protein MTVLILLAKIFIMIGFLMTMAVLLTWVERKQSALMQDRIGANRADIFGFRMLGLFHPLADAIKLLTKEDFIPPSGDRFLHTLAPWIAFTTALAAFAVIPFGPPVHLFGREITLQVADPPIGILFVFVITGLSIYGVVLAGWASGNRYGLLGALRGAAQTISYEVSMGLSVIGLLMVFGSLSPAAISEAQGGLLFGVFPRWGILVQPIGFLIFFTAAIAETKRIPFDLPEGESEIIGFFVEYSGMKFGMMWLGEFVEIVVMSGLIAVLFFGGWQVPYLTPAGFLFPGGGSIALPEGIVLGLQIGAFLGKVVFFCWFQMLVRWTLPRFRYDQLMRLGWKVLLPLSLLNILVTGMVLLTWGA, encoded by the coding sequence ATGACGGTGTTGATCCTCCTGGCCAAGATCTTTATCATGATCGGTTTTCTCATGACCATGGCTGTTCTGCTCACCTGGGTGGAACGGAAGCAGAGTGCACTCATGCAGGATCGGATCGGCGCCAACCGGGCCGACATCTTCGGGTTTCGTATGCTCGGTCTCTTCCATCCCCTGGCCGATGCGATCAAACTGCTGACCAAGGAGGATTTTATCCCCCCGTCGGGGGATCGTTTTCTGCACACCCTCGCCCCCTGGATCGCCTTTACGACGGCCCTAGCCGCCTTTGCCGTGATCCCCTTCGGGCCGCCGGTTCATCTCTTCGGCCGGGAGATCACCCTGCAGGTGGCCGACCCGCCCATCGGGATTCTCTTCGTCTTTGTCATCACGGGGCTTTCCATCTACGGTGTCGTACTGGCCGGCTGGGCATCGGGAAACCGTTACGGTTTGTTGGGTGCCCTGCGGGGCGCTGCCCAGACGATCTCTTATGAGGTCTCCATGGGGCTTTCCGTTATCGGTTTGTTGATGGTCTTCGGTTCTCTCAGTCCGGCCGCGATCTCCGAGGCGCAGGGCGGGTTACTCTTCGGCGTTTTTCCCCGGTGGGGGATCCTGGTCCAGCCCATAGGTTTCCTGATCTTTTTTACCGCCGCCATCGCAGAGACGAAGCGGATCCCCTTTGATCTTCCCGAAGGGGAATCGGAGATCATCGGCTTCTTTGTCGAATACAGCGGGATGAAGTTCGGGATGATGTGGTTGGGCGAGTTCGTCGAGATTGTTGTCATGTCGGGACTCATTGCGGTCCTCTTCTTCGGTGGATGGCAGGTTCCTTATCTGACGCCGGCCGGCTTTCTTTTCCCGGGCGGGGGATCCATCGCCCTTCCGGAAGGCATTGTCCTGGGGTTGCAGATTGGCGCATTCTTGGGGAAGGTGGTCTTCTTCTGCTGGTTTCAGATGCTTGTGCGCTGGACCCTGCCCCGGTTCCGGTACGACCAGTTGATGCGACTCGGATGGAAGGTACTTCTGCCGTTGTCGCTTCTCAATATCCTGGTTACCGGCATGGTTCTGCTGACATGGGGTGCGTGA
- a CDS encoding zinc ribbon domain-containing protein, which produces MSFENACPGSKKFIQPSPEEFCCKECGARVEIWSDEMTAECPRCGGKVSRVKEATCLDHCPKAEQCLGVMKYNKLLRDGMITKKNLSGESSETSEKD; this is translated from the coding sequence ATGAGCTTTGAAAACGCCTGTCCCGGGTCCAAAAAATTTATTCAGCCGTCTCCCGAAGAATTTTGTTGCAAGGAATGCGGCGCCAGGGTGGAGATCTGGTCCGACGAAATGACCGCCGAATGCCCCCGGTGCGGCGGGAAGGTGAGCCGCGTCAAGGAGGCGACCTGTCTGGATCACTGCCCGAAGGCGGAGCAGTGTCTCGGCGTGATGAAATACAATAAACTTCTTCGCGACGGGATGATCACGAAGAAAAACCTCTCCGGAGAATCTTCCGAAACCTCGGAAAAAGATTAG
- a CDS encoding cytosolic protein, which translates to MNYAKIKKACPNIQQNLSDCNCSYTSCDKTGLCCRCVAYHRANRELPACFFPDDVEKGWDRSFRNFIETWKDKV; encoded by the coding sequence ATGAACTATGCAAAGATAAAAAAAGCGTGTCCCAACATTCAGCAGAATCTGTCGGACTGTAACTGTTCCTATACTTCCTGTGACAAGACTGGACTCTGCTGTCGTTGCGTGGCCTATCATCGGGCGAATCGTGAACTGCCGGCCTGCTTCTTTCCTGATGACGTGGAAAAGGGATGGGACCGCTCCTTTCGTAATTTTATCGAGACCTGGAAAGACAAGGTCTGA
- a CDS encoding NADH-quinone oxidoreductase subunit I: MKKDRISQKRLNFPERLYLAEILRGLWITGKHFFRNFLMHIGRALGVVKKRRGAVTIQYPEECRPIPAGYRARHRLLRREDGSPKCVACMMCPTICPANCIHIRAAESPDPTIEKYPVEFRINLDRCVMCGFCVEACPVDAIRMDTGVVEMSASDREEFVTVLDFLLDSKPAKNPV; this comes from the coding sequence ATGAAGAAGGATCGAATTTCTCAAAAACGATTGAACTTTCCGGAGCGGCTCTATCTTGCAGAGATTCTCAGGGGCTTATGGATCACGGGGAAGCACTTCTTCCGGAATTTCCTGATGCATATCGGCCGGGCGTTGGGTGTGGTGAAGAAGCGCCGGGGGGCGGTGACGATCCAGTACCCGGAAGAGTGCAGACCGATCCCCGCAGGCTACCGGGCGCGGCACCGTCTGCTGCGGCGGGAAGACGGGAGCCCGAAATGTGTCGCCTGCATGATGTGTCCGACCATCTGTCCGGCCAACTGTATTCACATCCGGGCGGCGGAGAGCCCGGACCCGACGATCGAAAAATATCCCGTCGAATTCAGGATCAACCTTGACCGGTGCGTCATGTGCGGATTTTGTGTGGAGGCCTGTCCCGTGGACGCCATCCGGATGGACACGGGCGTGGTCGAGATGTCCGCTTCCGACCGGGAGGAATTCGTTACCGTCCTCGATTTCCTGCTCGATTCAAAGCCTGCGAAGAACCCTGTGTAG
- the xerD gene encoding site-specific tyrosine recombinase XerD, giving the protein MERILAEFLSYIQVEKGLADNTLIAYRRDLNHFFAFLKNEKITKLEQVDRHAVLSYQVRIKRSGLQLSTVRRRMVSVRAFFRFLILEGKAVTDPTENVETPKGLQHLPETLTPADVDKLLASPDPANPLGMRDRAMLELLYATGLRVSELVGLRLADLNLEVGYLVTLGKGSKERLVPMGDAARKKIEEYLSAGRRRLIKLKFSDILFPNRFGDPMSRQGFFKIIKKYALRAGIRKTISPHTLRHSFASHLLENGADLRSVQMMLGHADISTTQIYTHVTRERLKKVFEKHHPRA; this is encoded by the coding sequence ATGGAGCGTATCCTCGCAGAATTTCTCAGCTATATCCAGGTCGAAAAGGGGTTGGCCGACAATACCTTGATTGCCTACCGGAGGGACCTCAATCATTTCTTTGCTTTCCTGAAAAACGAAAAGATTACGAAGCTTGAACAGGTGGACCGTCATGCCGTCCTCTCCTATCAGGTTCGGATCAAGCGGTCGGGGCTCCAGCTCTCCACTGTCCGGCGGCGCATGGTCAGTGTGCGGGCCTTCTTCCGTTTTTTAATCCTCGAAGGGAAAGCCGTAACCGATCCCACGGAGAATGTCGAAACCCCGAAAGGTTTGCAGCACCTTCCGGAGACCCTGACACCTGCCGATGTGGATAAACTCCTTGCATCCCCGGACCCGGCCAACCCCCTCGGCATGCGGGACCGGGCGATGCTGGAACTCCTCTATGCCACGGGACTGCGGGTCAGTGAACTGGTGGGCCTTCGTCTGGCGGATCTCAATTTAGAGGTGGGCTACCTGGTCACCCTCGGCAAGGGGAGCAAGGAGCGGTTGGTTCCCATGGGGGATGCCGCGCGGAAGAAGATTGAGGAGTATTTGTCAGCCGGCCGACGGCGCCTGATCAAATTGAAATTTTCGGACATCCTTTTTCCCAACCGTTTCGGAGACCCGATGAGCCGTCAGGGTTTTTTCAAAATCATCAAAAAATATGCCCTGCGTGCCGGGATCCGGAAGACGATCTCTCCCCATACTCTCCGCCACTCCTTTGCCAGCCATCTCCTCGAAAACGGCGCCGACCTCCGGTCGGTCCAGATGATGCTCGGCCATGCCGATATCTCCACTACCCAGATCTATACGCATGTCACCAGGGAACGGCTGAAAAAGGTCTTCGAAAAACATCATCCGCGGGCATAG
- the nuoF gene encoding NADH-quinone oxidoreductase subunit NuoF — MSIKLVTRNFDRPDSHTLRVYREGGGYETLRKVLATRTPQEVVEEVKRSNLRGRGGAGFPTGMKWSFVPRETGKPVYLCVNADEGEPGTFKDRFILEQDPHMLLEGIGIAAYAIGARYAYLYLRGEFVEAGRRVEDAIAEACEAGLLGSDLPDSKFSLDLYVHYGAGAYICGEETALLESIEGKKGWPRVRPPFPAVKGLFGSPTVINNVETLAKVPHILEKGAAWFSALGTEKSGGTKLFPVSGKVNRPGLYEYPLGTPLRTIIDEGAGGVSAGKKIKGVIPGGASCPVLTADEIDVPMDYDALAKVGSMLGSGAIIVLDEETSMLKTLLNLERFFAHESCGQCTPCREGTRWIVQVLERIAAGKGAPEDPDLLLDIAAHMAGRTLCPLGDAAAGPVRSFVTKFREEFLDPLNSM, encoded by the coding sequence ATGTCCATAAAACTGGTCACCAGGAATTTTGACCGACCGGATTCGCATACCCTGCGAGTCTACCGGGAAGGAGGGGGATACGAGACCCTGCGGAAGGTTCTTGCAACCCGGACACCGCAAGAGGTGGTGGAGGAGGTGAAACGATCCAATCTCCGCGGCCGGGGCGGGGCCGGTTTTCCGACGGGGATGAAGTGGAGCTTTGTCCCTCGGGAGACAGGAAAGCCCGTCTATCTCTGCGTCAATGCCGATGAAGGGGAACCGGGGACCTTCAAGGACCGCTTTATCCTGGAGCAGGATCCTCACATGCTGTTGGAAGGGATCGGGATTGCCGCTTATGCCATCGGCGCACGTTACGCCTATCTCTATCTTCGGGGAGAGTTCGTCGAGGCCGGCCGCCGGGTGGAGGATGCCATTGCCGAGGCCTGTGAGGCGGGCCTGCTCGGTTCCGATCTCCCGGACAGTAAATTCTCCCTTGATCTCTATGTTCACTACGGCGCCGGGGCCTATATCTGCGGAGAAGAGACGGCCCTTTTAGAATCAATCGAGGGGAAGAAGGGATGGCCGAGGGTCCGTCCTCCATTTCCTGCCGTGAAAGGGCTTTTCGGTTCTCCCACCGTGATCAACAACGTGGAGACCCTAGCCAAGGTGCCTCATATCCTGGAGAAGGGGGCGGCCTGGTTTTCCGCCCTCGGGACGGAGAAAAGCGGTGGAACCAAGCTCTTTCCCGTCAGCGGCAAGGTCAACCGTCCCGGACTCTATGAGTATCCTCTCGGCACACCCCTCCGGACGATCATTGATGAGGGGGCGGGGGGTGTCAGTGCCGGGAAAAAGATCAAGGGAGTCATCCCCGGCGGGGCCTCCTGCCCGGTCCTGACCGCCGATGAGATTGACGTTCCCATGGATTATGACGCCCTGGCCAAGGTCGGTTCCATGCTCGGTTCCGGGGCGATCATTGTTCTCGATGAAGAGACCTCCATGTTAAAGACCCTGCTGAACCTGGAACGGTTTTTTGCCCATGAGTCATGCGGGCAGTGCACCCCCTGCCGGGAGGGGACCCGCTGGATCGTGCAGGTCCTGGAGCGGATTGCGGCGGGAAAGGGGGCACCGGAGGATCCGGATCTTCTCCTCGATATTGCCGCCCACATGGCGGGCCGGACGCTCTGTCCGTTGGGGGATGCCGCCGCCGGACCGGTGCGGAGTTTTGTGACGAAGTTCCGTGAGGAGTTCCTGGACCCGTTGAACAGCATGTAA
- a CDS encoding ferredoxin gives MTPVVDEEKCIGCGSCSDICPAVFFLNEDTEKAEVIDEDGCDIAGCCEAAAENCPVDAITLE, from the coding sequence ATGACCCCTGTCGTGGATGAGGAGAAATGCATCGGTTGTGGAAGCTGTTCGGATATTTGCCCGGCCGTGTTTTTTTTAAATGAGGATACGGAAAAGGCGGAGGTGATCGACGAAGACGGGTGCGACATTGCCGGTTGCTGCGAAGCTGCTGCCGAGAACTGTCCCGTGGATGCGATCACTCTCGAATAA